A stretch of DNA from Pseudomonadales bacterium:
CCGCTCAACACCGTCGATCCTCTCGAAGTCATCGCTGCCCTCACCTGGCAGCCCGTCGAGCGCTGGCGCCTGTCTCTCATCACCACCGCCGTCGCCGCACAGGACCGGGTAGACGCCAGCCAGGTCGACCTCTACACAACAGACGGTTTCACCATTGTCGATCTGACCGGCAGTTTCCGTTTCAGCGAAACCATCCGCATCGATGCCGGTCTGTTCAACGCCTTTGATGAAACCTACTGGCGCTGGTCTTCGGTCCGGAACCGGAGCAGCGACGATCCGATGATTGATTACCTGTCCGCACCTGGCCGATACGCCAGCGTATCGCTGCGTGTGGACCTGTAAAACTGAAGTCCAATGAAACGGACTCACTCAACGTTGCGCCTGCTGAAGGCTGCAACCCGAATGTCTAAGGGGAACTGAAAAATGAACGACCCACTGAGCCCGGCACCGGATCGCTCGGACCCTGAGGTCCGCTCGGACCCTCAGGTCCGCACCCGGAGGGCTAAAAGATTCACCGGCTTAGGAGCCGGCCTGTTTGCTGCACTGCTGGCGGGTTCCGCTTTCAGCGCCGAGGTACACGCAGCCGAAGTCGCCCAGGGCGATGTCGGCAAGGCGGGCTTCGCCACCTATTGCCAGGCCTGTCACCAGGCAAATGGCGAGGGCATGGCGGGTGTTTTCCCGCCGCTGAACAAGTCCGACTACCTGCTGGCAGACAAGAAGCGCGGCATCGAGGCCGTCATCAAAGGTGTGTCCGGACCGATCGAAGTCAACGGCAAGACCTACAACTCGGTGATGCCCCACCTGGCCTATCTGTCCGATGAAAACGTCGCCGCCATCCTGACCTATGTGCTGAATGCCTGGGGCAATTCCGGCGGTACGGTAAGCGCCAGCGAAGTGGCCGAAGTACGAGCCGCAGCAGCAGGAGCAGAGGGCATCGAAGGGGGCCCGCACCCGGGAGAGAGCCCGGGAGTCGAGATGGCCTATCAGGGTGCACCGTCGCCCCTGGCTGGTGAGAGCACGGTGTCGATGGTGACAACCGAAGGTCCGGCCATGACCGAGGACGAATTCAGCACTGCGACCAAGCTCTACTTCGAGCGATGTGCGGGATGCCACGGCGTGTTGCGCAAGGGTGCCACGGGTAAGCCTCTGACAACCGACATCACTCGGGAAAAAGGTACTCAGTACCTCGAAACGATGATCAATTACGGATCGCCCGCCGGCATGCCCAACTGGGGTACTTCCGGTGAGTTCTCCAAGGAAGAGATCTCCATTCTTGCCCGCTTCCTCCAGCATCCACCGCCGGAACCGCCGGAATTCGGACTGCCGAAGATTACCGAGTCCTGGAATCTCATCGTGCCTGAATCCCAGCGGCCCAAGCGCGTGCAGCACAAGTTCGATGTGGAGGACATGTTTGCGGTCACCCTGCGCGACTCGGGTGAAGTCGCCATCATCGACGGACCGAGCAAGAAACTGCTTTCAGTCATCAAGACCGGCTATGCGGTGCACATCTCGCGACCCTCAGCGTCCTCACGCTACGTCTACACCATCGGCCGGGACGCCAAGATCGACATGATCGATCTGTACATGAACCCACCGGCAAAAGTCGCTGAAATCCGCATCGGACTCGAAGCACGCTCGGTGGAAACTTCCAAGTACAAGGGCTACGAAGACAAGTACGCCATCGCCGGCGCCTACTGGCCGCCCCAGTACGTGATCATGGATGGCAATACGCTGGAACCGCTGAAGGTGGTTTCAACTCGGGGTATGACTGTAGATACCCAGGAATACCATCCCGAGCCCCGGGTTGCCGCTATCGTTGCCTCACACCAGCATCCTGAGTTCATCGTGAACATCAAGGAAACCGGTCTGATCAAGCTGGTGAACTATCAGGACATCGAAAACCTGAGTGAGACCACCATCAACGCGGCCCGCTTCCTTCACGACGGCGGCTGGGACAGCACCAATCGCTACTTCCTCACCGCGGCCAACCAGTCGGACAAGATTGCGGTGGTGGACTCGAAGGATCGGAAACTTACCGCACTGATCGATGTAGAAAAAATTCCGCATCCCGGTCGAGGCGCCAATCTGGTGGATCCCAAGTACGGCCCGGTCTGGGTGACCAGCGCACTGGGTAACGCCAACGTTACGGTGATCGCTACCGATCCTGTGAAGAACCCGGACCACGCCTGGAAGGTCGTCCGTGTACTCGAAGGTCAGGGCGGCGGTTCGCTGTTTGTGAAGAGTCACCCGAAGTCGAAGAATCTCTGGGTGGATGCACCACTGAATCCGGATCCGGCCGTCAGCCAGACGATAGCCGTGTTCAACGTGAACAACCTCGAAGCCGGCTACGAAGTGCTGCCGATCGGCGAGTGGGCCGATATCGGACCGGGTCCGAAGCGGATAGTGCAACCCGAGTACAACAAAGCAGGTAACGAGGTCTGGTTCTCGGTCTGGAGTGGCAAGGAGGAGGAATCCGCCATCGTTGTGGTGGATGACAAGACCCGGAAACTCAAGGCCGTGATCAAAGACAAGCGGCTGGTGACACCCACCGGCAAGTTCAACATCTACAACACGGTGCACGACATCTACTGATCGACAAACGTCTCGACATACGTCGACTTTCGCGGCGCCCTACTCGAACAGAGAGGGCGCCGCTTTTTTTTGGGGCGCAGCCGCGTCTGCATCCCAGAAGCGTCGATTGTCCTGCGGTTGCAACACTCAGTACACTGGGCCTCCAAGTTGAAGTCAGAAGTACTGCCTGATGCGACAGCCCGGATCCCGAAGCAAGGCCCATCCCGATCGAAAATCGAAAGCGAAGCCCCAGCGCGAGAAATCGCACACATCTGAAAATTCCCACAAACCCGAACCACCCGCAGCGATCAGCCGGTTTCCGATACCCGCGCTCGACGATATGCCTGAGGACATCCGCGCCCGCATTCTCGCCGTGCAGGAAAAAGCGGGTTTCGTGCCGAACGTGTTCCTGGCCCTCGCCCACCGCCCGGAGGAGTTCAGGGCTTTCTTCGCCCACCACGACGCACTCATGGAGCGCAGAGGCGGACTGAGTGCCGCACAGCGCGAGATGATCGTGGTGGCGACTTCCGCCGCCAACCAGTGCCACTACTGTGTGATCGCACATGGCGCCATCCTGAGGATTCGTGCAAAGCAGCCCCTGCTGGCAGATCAGATCGCCGTGAACTATCGCAAGGCCGACATCCCGGCTGCGGATCGTCTGATCCTCGATTTCGCACTGAAAGTAGCCGGCGCTGCGGCGACGATAGAAGACGCGGATCTGAGGCTGTTGCGGGAAGCCGGATTCACAGAGGATGACATCTGGGACATCGGCGCCATCGCCGCTTTCTTCGCCCAGAGTAATCGACTGGCCAATCTGGCAGACATCCGACCAAATTCTGAGTTCTACACCATGGGCAGGAATCCCCGGGGAGAGTCTGGCTAGCAGCCTGCTAGGGCAGCTCTCCCGTCGTCATCGGCAATGCCGTATCGCGCACCCACTCCGACATGGAGCCATCGTAAACGGCGACTTCCTCCTTGCCGACCAGCAGGCAGGCGAAGGCATCGATGGTGGCCGATATGCCACCGCCGCAGTAGGCGATCACCCGATCTGCACTCAACAGCCCGCGCTGTCCGAGTGCAGCATCGAGCGCTGCCGCATCGCGGAAGCGCCCGGCGTCCAGCAGTTCTTCGTAGTGCAGATTGATGGAACCGGCAATGTGGCCTTTGCGCCCGTAACTCATGGCCGAAGAGCCGGAATAGACATCGGGGGCCAGGGCATTCACCGTACAGACGCCCCGCACGCCGATGGCATCAAGCACATCCTGCTGCCCCACGAACCTGTGGCTGCGCGCCCTGACCGCCATGCTGCCTCTTGGATAGTCATGAGAGCCTGATACCACTTCGCCGCCGGCCGCTTTCCAGGCATCAAGCCCGCCATTGAGCACCGACACCCGGTCATGGCCTGCATAGTGGAGCAGCCACCAGGCCCGGGTGGCCCACATCAGGTGCCCGGCACTGTAGAGGACTACCCGGTGCACGTTGCTGATCCCTGCCGCGCGCAACGCTGCTTCGAGTGTCCGGGCATCAGGCAGAGTGAAGCCGAGTCCACTGCGCGGGTCTGACAGCGCCCCCATCTGATCGAGGAAGGCCGCACCGGGAATGTGGGCCTGTTCGTAATCGGCCCTGCCCGACTCCGCGCGATAGCCACGTTCGGCCGGCTTCAGATAAACGGTGGCATCGAAAATCCGCAACGATTCATCACCCGCCGAGATCTCAGCAGCCAGGGCTTTCGGCTCCGTAAGATATTCCGGATGTACATAGCTCATATTCATCTCCTCGACCACCTGCGCGGCTGATTTCTACTCCGGCTGCTGCTCTGAACGCCTGACAGAGTCCTTCTTCCGGTCTGTTTCAACATACCCCCGGCCGAACCGCCCTGCAACGGTCCACGACCTGCCGGCACGGCGACGTATACAGTACTTCCCTGATCCGCACCGCAGCCGGTGCGATACAATTCAGATCCGCAACCCAAGGCATTGTCATGAGCGAACCGATAGAACTCGAGGTCTTCACAGACTACGTCTGACCCTGGTGTTATCTCAGTACCGGGCGTATTGAACGACTGAAAAACAACTTTCCTGTGAAGGTGACCTGGGTGCACTTTCCCCTGCACCCGGAAACACCCAGCGAGGGCTTGCGTCTCGAAGCACTTTTCGCCGGCCGCGACATCGATCTGGAGGCGATGTACGCGCGTATGAAGACCCTCATGGATAAGGAAGGGCTTCCGTACGGCAGGCGCACCCACACCTATAACAGCCGTCTCGCCCAGGAGCTCGGCAGATGGGCGGATACCCAGCCGGGCGGTGGGGCGATTCACGATGCGCTGTACAAGGCTTATTTCGTCGAGGGACGCAACATCGGCGACATCGACGTGCTGGTCGAGATTGCGGCATCGGTGGGCCTGTCGACCGAGGACGCGCGGCAGGTGCTGGCAAACCGCACGTTAAGCGCACAGATCGACGCCGACTGGCAGAAGTCCCGCGCCTACGGAATCACCGGAGTGCCAACCTTCGTCGCCGGCGGTTACGGAGTGGCAGGTGCTCAACCCTATGAGGTGCTGGAAAGGCTGATCAGGCAGGCGGTGGACGAGCGCGGCCACTGAAGGCCGGCCAGGATACGCTGTCTGCTGTCAGGAAACCCAGGCCGGCTATTGAATCCCCTCCACCATCGCATCAATCAGCGACATGAGGTCGCCATCGGTGCATTGCCCGCAGCCACCGCGGGCGGGCATCTCACCGATACCATTGATGGTGCTCTGATACATTTTTTCGATGCCATCTTTGAGACGCGGGCGCCAGAGCGCCGCGTCTCCCGGCCTGGGTGCGCCATGCACCGCATTGTCGTGGCAGCTCGCGCAGGACTGACCGTACAGTTGTGCCACTCGAAGCAGGTCGGGGCGAATCAGCTGATCTGCGGCAGTGAGTTCTCTGGGTTTCATTTTCAGGTTGCCGCCAAGCGCCAGGGAGATCAGCCTGGCATCCGTCGAACCACCTACCGCGACACTGATGTACTGTCTGCCACCCGCCATGTAGGTCATGGGCGCCCCGTTCGGGCTCATTGGTAGAGAGATCTCCTGCAGCAAAGCGCCAGTGGCCTTATCCAACGCCCGCAACACGGGTCTGCCATCGTCGTTGAGCGCTGTGAACAGCAGGGAGCCGGTCACCAGCACGTGGGTAAAGGTCTGATTCCCCACCGGGCCCGGATCCGCAATCCCTGCAGCGATGAGCTTCTCTCTGGGGCCCTCTCCATTGGGGACCATCCAGCTGTGCTCACCGGTGTTGAGATCGATGGCCGTGATCCGACCCAGAGGCGGTTTGATCAACGGCAACCCCATGGGTCCACCCATGAAGGTCATGGCTGAGCGTTCATAGCGGTATTCGGTCTGGGCGGGATCGAGTTCTCCCAGTTTGAACAGCGCGGGCAGTGTCATTGACGGGATGTAAATCATTGCCGTTGCGGGATCTACCGCCGCACCGGTCCAGTTGGCCGCGCCAGCGTCCGACGGCAACACCACCGCCCCTCTGAGTGAGGGTGGTGTGAACAGTGGACCGATGTCGTAGCGCGAAATCATCTCCACCGCCTGGGCGCGCAGCTCGGGGGTGAAATCGATCAGGCTGTCTTCAGCAATGCCCTGTCGATCAAACGGCAGCGGTCGGGTGGGAAAGGGCTGGGTTGCCGAGGTCTTTTCACCCGGAACCGTCGATTGTGGTACGGGGCGTTCTTCGATCGGCCAGACCGGTTCGCCTGTTACCCTGTTGAACACATAGATATGGCCCTGTTTCGACACCTGCGCCACCGCCTGCACAGCTTTCCCGTCAACAACGATATCGACAAGGTTTGGTGCGGCGGGCAGATCGTAGTCCCAGACGCCGTGATGGATCATCTGGAAATGCCAGATGCGCTTGCCCGTCGCCGCATCCAGGCATACCAGACTCTCGCTGAAAAGGTTACCTCCGAGCCGTTCGCCGCCATAGAAATCGTTGTTTGCCGTGCCGAAAGGCAGGTAGACGTAACCCAGTTCAGGATCCGCGCTCATGAGTGCCCAGACATTCGCTGCGCCGGTATCTGTCCAGTCCTCGGTTTCCCAGGTATCGGCACCGTATTCACCCGCCCTGGGCACCGAATGGAAGATCCAGCGCATTTCCCCGGTCCTGACGTCAAATCCACGCACATGGCCAGGGGGCATCATGCTGCGCCTGGGCATCCGAAAACCGTATGCCGGTGAGTCCTGCACGACGGATCCCATAACGACGACATCGCCCACGATCATCGGTGCAGCGGTATTGGAATAAAGCTTCCGGTTGACCGGACGGCCGAGACCCAGCGTTAAATCCACCCTGCCGCCATCGCCGAACTTCGGGTCGGGTCTGCCGGTCTTTGCATCCAGCGACCACAGATAGGCGTTGTTCGTGCCCATGAGAATACGAGACCGATCACCGTCTTCGTAGTACGACACTCCGCGATGATTGAATCCGATATTAGCCGGTCGACCGTCCTTCCAGGTCCCGGTGTCGAATACCCAGATCTGCCTGCCGGTTGCAGCATCGAGCGCGACCACACTGCCCAGAGAGGTGCTCGTGAACAGCACATCCCCCACCTTGATGGGAGTCGATTTATAAGCGCCCGGCACAAACTCGGGACGGATCTCTATGGCCCTGTTGTCCACTGAATCCCAGATCCAGCTGATGCCGAGATCCTTTACCGTGTCAGCATTGATCTGGTCGAACGGCGCGTACTTGGTCGACGCTGCCGTACTGCCGTAACTGGGCCAGTCGCCGGTTTCCGGATAGACCGAAGTCACAGGTGCTGCAGCGGCTGCGGCTGTCAGTATCCAGAAGGCCAGTCCCTTCATGGTGATCTCCGACCTGAATCTGAGGGTTCATCGACTTATACCCGATACCGGTCTGATGGGGCAGCAGTTCCTGGAGTTTTCTGGCAGATTTTCGCCATCTGCCTGCCTCCATGGAGGACATCCTGTAGCCGGGATTTTGGCGGAGTAAAGTAGGCCACGCAGGTCATGGCATTATGCCAGCTGTGGGTGGACTTGAACCTCTGACATCAGGACCATGAATCCTTTGTTGCAACGGCTGAGCGACAAACTCACATGAGAGGATGGATGTTGCGAATTCGGTCAAACAGGATCAGGCAAGCGCACGGTGCTTTACGGGCCACGACGCGGTGAACCAGAAGGTCCTCGTGTGCGGCGCAAGTGGCCGTCTGGGCAGGCTGGTCGCCGAAGCCCTGCGCGATCGACATGCACACACGCCCCGGCTGCTCGTGCGTCCTGCGCGACTTCAGGACGGCTGGCAGACACCTCAGGGTATGGAACCCGTCTCCGGCGACTTCACCGATACGGCATCGCTCGATGCTGCACTCGACGGTGTTGCTTCCGTGTTCCTCGTCTCCCCCGTGCATCCCGACATGCGGGCGCGGGAACTCGCCCTGGCCGCAGCGGCCGCGCGATGCCCCGCACCGCCACAGATCGTGAAGATTTCCGGGCTCGCTACCCGCCTCGATTCACCGGTTGACAGCGGCCGCTGGCATGCGCAGATCGAGCAGGGAATCCGCGCGCTGAGGCTGCCTGCCACCTTTCTGCGGCCCAACTTCTTTTTTCAGAACCTGGCCTTTCAGGTCGGCGGTATGCGCCGCGACGGCATCCTTCGCGGCGGAGTGGGCGATGCGGCGATCGCCATGGTCGATGCCCGGGATATTGCCGATGTCGCAGCCGCCGTGCTTACCGGCGACACGCCGGTCACAGGTTCTGCAGTCGCGTTGACCGCGGGCCAGGCGTACACCTATGAAGCGGTGGCAGTAACCTTCAGCAACGCGCTGGGCAGAGCCGTGCGCTATGAGCGTCAGCCCCGGGAGGTGCTCGCCCGTGCACTCGCAGCGTCGGGACAACCCGACTGGCACGTACGGATCCTGCGGCAGTTCAACGAAGCGTTTCTGGCAGGCGAAGGATCGGAAGTCTCGACCACGGTTCAGCAGGTACTGGGACGTGCGCCACGCAATCTTGAAGCCTACGCAGCGGAACTCGCTGCGGGGGCAACCCCCTCGGGCAGCGATCCTTTCCCGAGTTGAGCAGCATCCACTCCGATGTCGGGCAGCATCCCGCTGGGATCGTGCGAACTACGGCAGGCGCTGCTTACCGGGTACGAACTGACGGGGGTCCCGTGCGGGCATGGGACTTTTCGGTACCACCCGCAGCACCGGATCATTCTCCAGCCAGTTCACCAGCCGGCGCCATTGAGCCATGTCCTTGGCAACCTGGGAGGCGGGCATTTCGTGTACACCCACTCCCGCTTCCGCAGTGCGGATGTAGTTCTGGGTATCGCGGAATATGGCGACCACCGGGATTTCGAGAGAATCCAGGAAGCGCATCAGGGAGCGGAACATGATGGTGTTGCTCTTCACCCGGTTCGCCACCACCGCCAGACGATTCTCGTGGCGCGAAACCTTCGCGGACAGCAGCAGGTCGGCAATGGTGCGGGTCGCAGCGTGGATGTCGATTGCCGATGGCAACACGGGAATGACTATCTTGTCTGCCCCCCGGGTGAAGTCCATGAGATCGTGTTTCTGAAATGCCGCTGGAGTATCGACGATCACCCGTTCGATCTCGGGTGGCACCCGTAACGCGAAGGAGCGCGTCTGCCCCGCATGGTTTTCGTAGGTGGCGATACCGTGGATGTAGGGAGCCGATTCCGGACGCTTGCTGAGCCAGCGGGTACTGGAGCCCTGTGAGTCATAGTCCATCAATGCCGGCGGCTTGCCACTGCTCGCATAGTAGGCGGCGAGGTTGGTGGCAATCGTGGTCTTACCCGATCCACCCTTGGGATTGAGGATGACGATCTTGCGATTGGACAAGTTCGACGGCCCCCGTTTGAGCCATGAAAGTGGCCACAACCTACACCACTTCTGGACTTTTATGCAAGGTAGAGAATGACTTAGGGGATACCACTATAGTTGTTTCTAGATAACTGAGTACTCTGCCCGCGATGACTGTGACACTGTACCGGACCTTTTTTAGCGTCGGATTCCGGCCCTTTTATCTGGGCGCCGCCGCTTTTGCCTGCCTGGCTGTTCCCCTGTGGCTGGTGATCGCCCTCGGCCTGTCACCGGCAGGCGGGAAGCCGGGAGCGGCCATCGATCTGAACTGGCACATCCACGAAATGCTCTTCGGCTTCGCACCGGCCGTAATCGCCGGCTTCCTGCTGACTGCGGTGCGCGCCTGGACCGGGCGTCCGACACCCTCAGGTACCGCACTGGCCCTGTTGTTCGGCCTCTGGGCAGCAGCGCGGATAGCGCTGCTGGTGCCTGTACCGAACGAAAGCAATGCCGCGCTTTTCATTGCACTGCTCGACGCGAGTTTCCTGCCTGCCCTGGCACTCAGCATCGCCATACCCTTATGGCAGTCGCGCAACTACCGCAATGCTTTCGTTCTCGTCATCCTGGCGTTACTCACTGTGGCAAATCTTGTATTTCACGCAAGGCGTCTGGGCATCGACAACCCGCTGCACGCACTGAATCCGATTACTGTCGGGCTGGATGTCGTGGGTCTGCTGATGATCGTCATCGGCGGCCGGGTAATCCCCGCATTTTCTGCAAATGCGGTCGCCGGCCTGCAGCCGCGCCGGTGGCTGCTCCTGGAAGTTCTGGCGATCGGCGCAGCCGTTCTCATTACCCTGATCGATCTGATGGCGCCGTTCGCGGATTCAGGTCCGTCGCACCTCTACACCGGACTGCTGTGGCTCGCTGGCGTGACACAGAGTTTACGGCTGCTCGCCTGGCAACCCTGGCGCACGCATCAGAACCTGCTGCTGCTGGCGCTGCCGCTTGCCTACGCCTGGATTCCCGTGCACTTCCTGCTGCGCGCCGCTCTGGGTGGCGCACCCGGCCAGTTGCCGATGCTGAGTGTTCACGCCCTCGTCGTCGGCGCCATGGCCGCACTGATGCTCGCGATGATGACACGCAGCGCCCTCGGCCATACCGGCCGGGCCCTGCGTGCGGGCGTGGCAGAAGGGATCTGTTTCGCCGCCATTCATTGCGCCGCTGTGTTCCGGGTGGCGGGCCCGCTGCTGGCGCCCCAGGGTTATCAGCTGTGGATCACACTGGCCGGCATCGGCTGGACGGTCGCATTCGCCAGCTTCGTCATCGCCTATGCACCGATGCTCATGCGACCCCGG
This window harbors:
- a CDS encoding cytochrome D1 domain-containing protein, with amino-acid sequence MNDPLSPAPDRSDPEVRSDPQVRTRRAKRFTGLGAGLFAALLAGSAFSAEVHAAEVAQGDVGKAGFATYCQACHQANGEGMAGVFPPLNKSDYLLADKKRGIEAVIKGVSGPIEVNGKTYNSVMPHLAYLSDENVAAILTYVLNAWGNSGGTVSASEVAEVRAAAAGAEGIEGGPHPGESPGVEMAYQGAPSPLAGESTVSMVTTEGPAMTEDEFSTATKLYFERCAGCHGVLRKGATGKPLTTDITREKGTQYLETMINYGSPAGMPNWGTSGEFSKEEISILARFLQHPPPEPPEFGLPKITESWNLIVPESQRPKRVQHKFDVEDMFAVTLRDSGEVAIIDGPSKKLLSVIKTGYAVHISRPSASSRYVYTIGRDAKIDMIDLYMNPPAKVAEIRIGLEARSVETSKYKGYEDKYAIAGAYWPPQYVIMDGNTLEPLKVVSTRGMTVDTQEYHPEPRVAAIVASHQHPEFIVNIKETGLIKLVNYQDIENLSETTINAARFLHDGGWDSTNRYFLTAANQSDKIAVVDSKDRKLTALIDVEKIPHPGRGANLVDPKYGPVWVTSALGNANVTVIATDPVKNPDHAWKVVRVLEGQGGGSLFVKSHPKSKNLWVDAPLNPDPAVSQTIAVFNVNNLEAGYEVLPIGEWADIGPGPKRIVQPEYNKAGNEVWFSVWSGKEEESAIVVVDDKTRKLKAVIKDKRLVTPTGKFNIYNTVHDIY
- a CDS encoding peroxidase-related enzyme (This protein belongs to a clade of uncharacterized proteins related to peroxidases such as the alkylhydroperoxidase AhpD.) translates to MRQPGSRSKAHPDRKSKAKPQREKSHTSENSHKPEPPAAISRFPIPALDDMPEDIRARILAVQEKAGFVPNVFLALAHRPEEFRAFFAHHDALMERRGGLSAAQREMIVVATSAANQCHYCVIAHGAILRIRAKQPLLADQIAVNYRKADIPAADRLILDFALKVAGAAATIEDADLRLLREAGFTEDDIWDIGAIAAFFAQSNRLANLADIRPNSEFYTMGRNPRGESG
- a CDS encoding sulfurtransferase: MSYVHPEYLTEPKALAAEISAGDESLRIFDATVYLKPAERGYRAESGRADYEQAHIPGAAFLDQMGALSDPRSGLGFTLPDARTLEAALRAAGISNVHRVVLYSAGHLMWATRAWWLLHYAGHDRVSVLNGGLDAWKAAGGEVVSGSHDYPRGSMAVRARSHRFVGQQDVLDAIGVRGVCTVNALAPDVYSGSSAMSYGRKGHIAGSINLHYEELLDAGRFRDAAALDAALGQRGLLSADRVIAYCGGGISATIDAFACLLVGKEEVAVYDGSMSEWVRDTALPMTTGELP
- a CDS encoding DsbA family oxidoreductase, whose product is MSEPIELEVFTDYVUPWCYLSTGRIERLKNNFPVKVTWVHFPLHPETPSEGLRLEALFAGRDIDLEAMYARMKTLMDKEGLPYGRRTHTYNSRLAQELGRWADTQPGGGAIHDALYKAYFVEGRNIGDIDVLVEIAASVGLSTEDARQVLANRTLSAQIDADWQKSRAYGITGVPTFVAGGYGVAGAQPYEVLERLIRQAVDERGH
- a CDS encoding PQQ-binding-like beta-propeller repeat protein; this encodes MKGLAFWILTAAAAAAPVTSVYPETGDWPSYGSTAASTKYAPFDQINADTVKDLGISWIWDSVDNRAIEIRPEFVPGAYKSTPIKVGDVLFTSTSLGSVVALDAATGRQIWVFDTGTWKDGRPANIGFNHRGVSYYEDGDRSRILMGTNNAYLWSLDAKTGRPDPKFGDGGRVDLTLGLGRPVNRKLYSNTAAPMIVGDVVVMGSVVQDSPAYGFRMPRRSMMPPGHVRGFDVRTGEMRWIFHSVPRAGEYGADTWETEDWTDTGAANVWALMSADPELGYVYLPFGTANNDFYGGERLGGNLFSESLVCLDAATGKRIWHFQMIHHGVWDYDLPAAPNLVDIVVDGKAVQAVAQVSKQGHIYVFNRVTGEPVWPIEERPVPQSTVPGEKTSATQPFPTRPLPFDRQGIAEDSLIDFTPELRAQAVEMISRYDIGPLFTPPSLRGAVVLPSDAGAANWTGAAVDPATAMIYIPSMTLPALFKLGELDPAQTEYRYERSAMTFMGGPMGLPLIKPPLGRITAIDLNTGEHSWMVPNGEGPREKLIAAGIADPGPVGNQTFTHVLVTGSLLFTALNDDGRPVLRALDKATGALLQEISLPMSPNGAPMTYMAGGRQYISVAVGGSTDARLISLALGGNLKMKPRELTAADQLIRPDLLRVAQLYGQSCASCHDNAVHGAPRPGDAALWRPRLKDGIEKMYQSTINGIGEMPARGGCGQCTDGDLMSLIDAMVEGIQ
- a CDS encoding NmrA family NAD(P)-binding protein, with product MDVANSVKQDQASARCFTGHDAVNQKVLVCGASGRLGRLVAEALRDRHAHTPRLLVRPARLQDGWQTPQGMEPVSGDFTDTASLDAALDGVASVFLVSPVHPDMRARELALAAAAARCPAPPQIVKISGLATRLDSPVDSGRWHAQIEQGIRALRLPATFLRPNFFFQNLAFQVGGMRRDGILRGGVGDAAIAMVDARDIADVAAAVLTGDTPVTGSAVALTAGQAYTYEAVAVTFSNALGRAVRYERQPREVLARALAASGQPDWHVRILRQFNEAFLAGEGSEVSTTVQQVLGRAPRNLEAYAAELAAGATPSGSDPFPS
- a CDS encoding AAA family ATPase, whose product is MSNRKIVILNPKGGSGKTTIATNLAAYYASSGKPPALMDYDSQGSSTRWLSKRPESAPYIHGIATYENHAGQTRSFALRVPPEIERVIVDTPAAFQKHDLMDFTRGADKIVIPVLPSAIDIHAATRTIADLLLSAKVSRHENRLAVVANRVKSNTIMFRSLMRFLDSLEIPVVAIFRDTQNYIRTAEAGVGVHEMPASQVAKDMAQWRRLVNWLENDPVLRVVPKSPMPARDPRQFVPGKQRLP
- a CDS encoding NnrS family protein, with the translated sequence MTVTLYRTFFSVGFRPFYLGAAAFACLAVPLWLVIALGLSPAGGKPGAAIDLNWHIHEMLFGFAPAVIAGFLLTAVRAWTGRPTPSGTALALLFGLWAAARIALLVPVPNESNAALFIALLDASFLPALALSIAIPLWQSRNYRNAFVLVILALLTVANLVFHARRLGIDNPLHALNPITVGLDVVGLLMIVIGGRVIPAFSANAVAGLQPRRWLLLEVLAIGAAVLITLIDLMAPFADSGPSHLYTGLLWLAGVTQSLRLLAWQPWRTHQNLLLLALPLAYAWIPVHFLLRAALGGAPGQLPMLSVHALVVGAMAALMLAMMTRSALGHTGRALRAGVAEGICFAAIHCAAVFRVAGPLLAPQGYQLWITLAGIGWTVAFASFVIAYAPMLMRPRIDHNSR